From Lytechinus pictus isolate F3 Inbred chromosome 6, Lp3.0, whole genome shotgun sequence, the proteins below share one genomic window:
- the LOC129263744 gene encoding uncharacterized protein LOC129263744 isoform X2, producing MLDVYRDDYIKQSQSLDAVIDKSEKEYFESWSKMSKDGMNTIKNHNTAFCYNRLNDYILQIQSANQLNESLSTAVLPKVNSDSDLVRHEISESGISGLVWHSKVLIAKLSDEMRKLEVISKRSSSEKPKGKAESFEAKQYTFNKPQPATGGEFAQNKLVLNSATEGNLREKYDSLTKEIQSLETEINVVKDQTNRLKRQYESIKSNQSSKAHETLLEIHKLRNDNRQNETNLACKRAQLLLFSPEWFKTRLSNGHAIMASPERRASESGDSIREMGVSSNGSINSKSHVFQEYNFIKPTFCDDCKGLLKGIMRQGLRCKVCKANVHHRCMESVSSCSGPASPDKRKMLRRQKSTTDLDTRSLSDVKGTIREEPVDPIYHTIKCAASLSGSTTDMARRGSVSSTMSSGSPKGTPSKSKPQQASPANNEGNFLLAPDSPTRRSGTPKSAPHSPNQAGEESRRKILQSYGKSMSFDTEPSHKSSTNGRKSEPPPPIENNPPRHSSSASDVMNVRFTSTLPTRQKYSGRVISSSVKCCKDASTSPAPGREYVCLYDFEGMLRDDLSLKAGQKVRVAEDEGSDWWKGDCDGRFGYFPAFCVTFLQPWERVMVVIHSFKASNEKEDGLTLRKGQVVIQMSPEDNGWSQMRTGRKSGYYPFQYLEAFGKLK from the exons ATGTTGGACGTGTACAGAGATGATTATATCAAACAGTCGCAATCGCTCGATGCTGTCATTGATAAG AGTGAAAAGGAATACTTTGAAAGCTGGTCGAAAATGAGCAAGGATGGGATGAACACTATAAAG AATCACAATACGGCGTTCTGCTACAATAGATTAAATGATTATATCCTACAAATACAGTCAGCAAATCAGTTGAATGAATCTTTATCTACCGCAGTGCTTCCAAAAGTTAATTCC GACTCAGATTTAGTCCGTCATGAAATTTCAGAATCAGGAATATCTGGACTAGTATGGCATTCCAAGGTTCTTATAGCAAAG TTATCGGATGAGATGCGAAAGCTTGAGGTCATCTCGAAAAGATCATCATCAGAGAAACCAAAGGGGAAAGCAGAGTCCTTTGAAGCCAAGCAATACACATTCAATAAACCACAGCCAGCAACAGGAGGG GAATTTGCTCAAAATAAACTGGTGCTCAACTCAGCTACTGAAGGTAATCTCAGAGAAAAATACGACTCACTCACCAAAGAG aTCCAGTCACTAGAGACGGAAATAAATGTTGTCAAAGACCAGACTAATCGGTTAAAGAGACAATATGAAAG CATCAAGTCCAATCAGTCCAGTAAAGCACATGAAACGTTACTTGAGATTCACAAGCTACGTAATGACAACAGGCAAAACGAGACGAACCTCGCCTGCAAAAGAGCTCAG CTTTTATTGTTTTCACCCGAATGGTTTAAAACCCGTCTCAGCAATGGCCACGCTATCATGGCATCGCCGGAGAGACGAGCTTCAGAATCGGGCGATTCCATCCGAGAAATGGGGGTGTCAAGTAATGGATCGATCAACTCAAAGTCGCATGTCTTCCAGGAATATAACTTTATCAAACCAACGTTTTGTGATGATTGTAAGGGCCTGCTTAAAG GTATAATGAGACAAGGTCTGAGATGCAAAGTATGTAAAGCCAACGTTCACCATCGCTGTATGGAATCTGTGTCATCATGCTCCGGTCCAGCATCA CCTGACAAGCGAAAGATGCTCCGTAGACAGAAGAGCACGACTGATCTTGATACAAGAAGTTTAAGTGATGTCAAAGGAACAATAAGAGAGG AACCAGTTGATCCCATCTACCACACGATCAAGTGTGCTGCTAGTTTATCAGGGTCCACTACCGACATGGCCCGTCGAGGGTCAGTATCATCAACGATGTCTTCAGGGAGTCCGAAAGGGACGCCCTCTAAGTCCAAACCGCAACAGGCGTCACCTGCTAACAACGAGGGTAATTTCCTGTTAGCACCCGATTCGCCGACGCGGAGATCGGGAACGCCAAAGTCAGCACCGCATAG CCCAAACCAAGCAGGAGAGGAATCAAGAAGGAAGATTCTGCAGTCTTACGGGAAGAGCATGTCCTTTGATACCGAACCAT CACACAAATCAAGCACAAATGGTCGAAAGAGCGAACCGCCACCTCCTATTGAGAAC AATCCCCCACGTCACTCCTCTTCTGCCTCTGACGTCATGAATGTGCGGTTTACGTCCACCCTTCCAACCCGGCAAAAATATTCTGGTCGCGTTATTTCAAGTTCAGTCAAGTGTTGTAAG gaTGCATCGACGAGCCCTGCGCCGGGGAGGGAGTATGTGTGTCTATATGACTTTGAAGGCATGCTCCGGGACGACCTATCACTGAA GGCTGGCCAGAAAGTTCGAGTAGCCGAGGACGAGGGATCTGATTGGTGGAAG GGAGATTGTGATGGTCGGTTTGGATATTTTCCAGCATTCTGCGTGACCTTCCTCCAACCCTGGGAGAGAGTAATGGTAGTAATACATAGCTTCAAGGCATCCAACGAGAAGGAGGATGGGCTTACGCTGCGGAAGGGACAG GTTGTGATTCAGATGTCCCCTGAGGATAATGGTTGGAGTCAAATGAGGACCGGGCGCAAAAGTGGTTATTATCCGTTCCAGTATCTCGAAGCATTTGGAAAactgaaataa
- the LOC129263744 gene encoding uncharacterized protein LOC129263744 isoform X1 — translation MLDVYRDDYIKQSQSLDAVIDKSEKEYFESWSKMSKDGMNTIKNHNTAFCYNRLNDYILQIQSANQLNESLSTAVLPKVNSDSDLVRHEISESGISGLVWHSKVLIAKLSDEMRKLEVISKRSSSEKPKGKAESFEAKQYTFNKPQPATGGEFAQNKLVLNSATEGNLREKYDSLTKEIQSLETEINVVKDQTNRLKRQYESIKSNQSSKAHETLLEIHKLRNDNRQNETNLACKRAQLLLFSPEWFKTRLSNGHAIMASPERRASESGDSIREMGVSSNGSINSKSHVFQEYNFIKPTFCDDCKGLLKGIMRQGLRCKVCKANVHHRCMESVSSCSGPASPDKRKMLRRQKSTTDLDTRSLSDVKGTIREEPVDPIYHTIKCAASLSGSTTDMARRGSVSSTMSSGSPKGTPSKSKPQQASPANNEGNFLLAPDSPTRRSGTPKSAPHRSVAQFGSLGRHFSSPLHDINQTRENRVFILPSAAPTAHSTPTPTYVGRPRVRSAISPNQAGEESRRKILQSYGKSMSFDTEPSHKSSTNGRKSEPPPPIENNPPRHSSSASDVMNVRFTSTLPTRQKYSGRVISSSVKCCKDASTSPAPGREYVCLYDFEGMLRDDLSLKAGQKVRVAEDEGSDWWKGDCDGRFGYFPAFCVTFLQPWERVMVVIHSFKASNEKEDGLTLRKGQVVIQMSPEDNGWSQMRTGRKSGYYPFQYLEAFGKLK, via the exons ATGTTGGACGTGTACAGAGATGATTATATCAAACAGTCGCAATCGCTCGATGCTGTCATTGATAAG AGTGAAAAGGAATACTTTGAAAGCTGGTCGAAAATGAGCAAGGATGGGATGAACACTATAAAG AATCACAATACGGCGTTCTGCTACAATAGATTAAATGATTATATCCTACAAATACAGTCAGCAAATCAGTTGAATGAATCTTTATCTACCGCAGTGCTTCCAAAAGTTAATTCC GACTCAGATTTAGTCCGTCATGAAATTTCAGAATCAGGAATATCTGGACTAGTATGGCATTCCAAGGTTCTTATAGCAAAG TTATCGGATGAGATGCGAAAGCTTGAGGTCATCTCGAAAAGATCATCATCAGAGAAACCAAAGGGGAAAGCAGAGTCCTTTGAAGCCAAGCAATACACATTCAATAAACCACAGCCAGCAACAGGAGGG GAATTTGCTCAAAATAAACTGGTGCTCAACTCAGCTACTGAAGGTAATCTCAGAGAAAAATACGACTCACTCACCAAAGAG aTCCAGTCACTAGAGACGGAAATAAATGTTGTCAAAGACCAGACTAATCGGTTAAAGAGACAATATGAAAG CATCAAGTCCAATCAGTCCAGTAAAGCACATGAAACGTTACTTGAGATTCACAAGCTACGTAATGACAACAGGCAAAACGAGACGAACCTCGCCTGCAAAAGAGCTCAG CTTTTATTGTTTTCACCCGAATGGTTTAAAACCCGTCTCAGCAATGGCCACGCTATCATGGCATCGCCGGAGAGACGAGCTTCAGAATCGGGCGATTCCATCCGAGAAATGGGGGTGTCAAGTAATGGATCGATCAACTCAAAGTCGCATGTCTTCCAGGAATATAACTTTATCAAACCAACGTTTTGTGATGATTGTAAGGGCCTGCTTAAAG GTATAATGAGACAAGGTCTGAGATGCAAAGTATGTAAAGCCAACGTTCACCATCGCTGTATGGAATCTGTGTCATCATGCTCCGGTCCAGCATCA CCTGACAAGCGAAAGATGCTCCGTAGACAGAAGAGCACGACTGATCTTGATACAAGAAGTTTAAGTGATGTCAAAGGAACAATAAGAGAGG AACCAGTTGATCCCATCTACCACACGATCAAGTGTGCTGCTAGTTTATCAGGGTCCACTACCGACATGGCCCGTCGAGGGTCAGTATCATCAACGATGTCTTCAGGGAGTCCGAAAGGGACGCCCTCTAAGTCCAAACCGCAACAGGCGTCACCTGCTAACAACGAGGGTAATTTCCTGTTAGCACCCGATTCGCCGACGCGGAGATCGGGAACGCCAAAGTCAGCACCGCATAG ATCCGTAGCGCAGTTTGGTAGTCTCGGTCGTCACTTTTCCTCCCCCCTCCATGATATTAACCAAACTCGGGAAAATCGTGTTTTTATTTTACCGTCTGCCGCCCCCACCGCCCATTCTACTCCCACACCCACCTATGTGGGGCGCCCTCGTGTCCGGTCGGCCATCAGCCCAAACCAAGCAGGAGAGGAATCAAGAAGGAAGATTCTGCAGTCTTACGGGAAGAGCATGTCCTTTGATACCGAACCAT CACACAAATCAAGCACAAATGGTCGAAAGAGCGAACCGCCACCTCCTATTGAGAAC AATCCCCCACGTCACTCCTCTTCTGCCTCTGACGTCATGAATGTGCGGTTTACGTCCACCCTTCCAACCCGGCAAAAATATTCTGGTCGCGTTATTTCAAGTTCAGTCAAGTGTTGTAAG gaTGCATCGACGAGCCCTGCGCCGGGGAGGGAGTATGTGTGTCTATATGACTTTGAAGGCATGCTCCGGGACGACCTATCACTGAA GGCTGGCCAGAAAGTTCGAGTAGCCGAGGACGAGGGATCTGATTGGTGGAAG GGAGATTGTGATGGTCGGTTTGGATATTTTCCAGCATTCTGCGTGACCTTCCTCCAACCCTGGGAGAGAGTAATGGTAGTAATACATAGCTTCAAGGCATCCAACGAGAAGGAGGATGGGCTTACGCTGCGGAAGGGACAG GTTGTGATTCAGATGTCCCCTGAGGATAATGGTTGGAGTCAAATGAGGACCGGGCGCAAAAGTGGTTATTATCCGTTCCAGTATCTCGAAGCATTTGGAAAactgaaataa